In the genome of Parasteatoda tepidariorum isolate YZ-2023 chromosome 10, CAS_Ptep_4.0, whole genome shotgun sequence, the window taaggaaaaagagatataaactttatttgcaaatatttttaaaacatgtaactATCtacgaaatgtttttaaaagcataatttatatgCTTATGATTTTACCTtacataaaagtagtttttgtaaatttctaagtcttctcaattatttatttattaattttattattatttatttttttttttttttgcttcagaaacaaaacaaaaaaggaaaggaaGGAAGGATGCATAAAgcattcattagaaaaattttaaaaaagtaaaagcatcaacagacaaataaaaacagaaagtataaatgacaaattcaataaaaaacaaaaacccaatgtttttgaaaattactacatttaagtgcaaaaaatagaaaagtaattaaaattattattaaatttaaaactcctTCAAACCTTcgataatttacattttataacttaaatataatatttcagaaataaattttaaaagctatatcTTAAATTGGACAATTCTATAGTAAAGTCCAGCATATGCCAAATATCAATCTTGCGTGTATAGTAAAgacccaaaaaaaattttactaaatgtggataaataaaaatagttttattctataaaattccTTAAGCTGTATcacaaataatttgataatttataattccccacatataaagtaaaattgcaaatggtaaaattttaaaacattacctcagtatttaaaaaaagaaataataaaggaaaaaatttttaacctttttaattaaaatattttgatttgacaaaggcaaataataatttcaaaagaaatcaatattttcaaaagacaagaaattataatttaattataataatataggtAATCAATTTCTGaatcatcaaatattttaaactttccttTGCTTggactttataattttaacctaATCTAAATTATAAACAGGCATCAGCCCACTAGTTGAAAGCTAGTGCCCACTTATAGCAGTGAAACAGTTGTATGtccattatttactttatatcaGTGATTTTTAAAGTCTGATATATGGCACCCTAGTGTGCCAAGGAGAGAGATGAGGGCTGTCCTGAGCCAAGTTtatgattatttctttaattgtaatCTGTTGTTATTATGGAAGAAAAGGTTTTCCAGATTAAGTTGGTAGACATTTGGGTGCATGGAAGATATGAATATCCTGTAAGTGAAAAAGCTATGAGGTTTCTCATTCAGTTTGTTATTTCATACTTGTGTGATGTTAGGTTTTAAGTAGCTATTgctataaaaagcaaatatctTATAGTGatagtactttttatacatgattatgtactttatttttatttagattaaagtAGAGTGGATAATAAGGAAGAATTGCATTGGTTATGCTACTATTCTTACGAcctatttcaaaatgaaaaatatattaaaccagAAGTAAATGTATGACTGGTGTGTTAATAGACAATCCAAATTTTGTAAGGATTCCGCAACTTGGAGAAAGTTTAGGAACTTCAGATaagtaacttattttatataataaaaccaGGCATGTGACCCAATTTAATGGAATACTGGAAAAACAATGTACaaacacaaaaaacaaacaatcatAATTCctcagcttttaaaaaattgataaattttgccACAAATTTCTGCGTCTATatagtggttttttttttttttcatgaaaaacaaaactctttttttttcttccaaaattactaaatttagtaatttcaaaatcaatatatttgatCAAATACACTGCagaaaaatatagcttaaattAAAAGCAGGAACATATAACTACAGACAGTTTTCAAATTCAgatctttatatttaaacaattaattacaaaacattaaaaataaatgacagtgatatttattttacagtgtaatagatagataattgttttatcgataaataaaacatacatattttaaataaaacaataaataaaacataaataacatattttaactcTCTAAGGGTTGAAACTGTGGGCAAATTTGTATTGAGATTTCCCTGCTACCtactactttttcattaaatagcaATGAGACACCTgaaattttgatatgaaaaaGCCCACAGTTAAAGGTAGGAAAAGAGCTGGGAtcttattgcaaaatattttcaatataaaaaatcaaatacacAATGAACTTATTAATCAgtgcttatttttaatctaatacaATTAGTACTTATTTTGCAcaggattatttaaataatatacctCATTATCCATATGTTCAGAATCCCAGTGTTCCGTAAGTGTTATCTCTGATGGAAATATCTGTCCACAATAAGGGCAAATCCACTGGCCATCTTGAAAGTGAAACTGTATATCAGGCCACCACAAAATATCACGATCATTGTGGAAAGGGCAAGTTAAAGGAAAATTGAGCTTGTATCGGTTGAGCACAGGAGAAACTCTCTAaggaaagtgaaaaataatgaacataataaatttttacatacatcttttgatattattacaagaaaaatatgtgaataacCAGGATTCGCTGGTTTGAACCagagttaaaattaaacattgcttttttttaaataagaactttttaataagtaaatttcttATTCATATCACTTTCAGTTGGAATAAAACCAGATGAAAATAGAAGATGTTTCcccaatttttttagaattttgagtttaattgttaagaagattttataatactttaaataaatataaatgttcaaTATGTAAATGTTAACGTAAAATAGTGTTCCCAAAAAAATACACCTGCAGataaattaattgcttaaattacAGCATACGTTAGCATAGCTAAGTAAAGTATATTTCTGtccaaaatgtaaaattaaaattacaaaaccttTATACACAGTGGAAATAtcatttagcataaaaaaaaatacatttaaagaatAAGCAAGAAGCTGAGCCTTGAGGAATTAcatatatagttatatatttgttaatacATTAAACATAAGAAGTATACAGAGAACAACAGGCATACAATTTGTAAGAgtacataattgttttttcttttgtcaaCAATTCACTGGAAAGTTTTATTCATCAAAACTGATcatatgattttaaaagcataaagtTTATGAAACTAGGAACAGTgatttgaattagttttaaagctaTTTGGAAAGCAACGGAAGCATAACTATATCTATTTGGAGATATATATTTTCCCCTGGAatctaattagattttttttaattccgtttaaataaattaacaactctgcaaaaaattagaaaatatatggATATTTATGTGTTTCTACTTTAAGAGGAAAGGTAGAGGAAAAAATGAGACATCATTTACGAACAGCCTTTACTATCTAATGTCTAAAATTAGGAAgctaagtttttttcaaaacatttttcctattgttaattttttgaaaaaaaaattattttctgttttatgatatattttttgcttcatctaaaaagaaatgtttatttatttacaatctgCATTTGGTTGCTCTCAATAATAatgtagaagttttttttttttgggctAATAACACTTAACTAGCAAATAAATAGAGATATTAATTGCTTTTGCCAGATATATTAAGATCAGTGgatgaaaacataaaaactatatatttttgtaattaaatactttagtacaaatgtaattaacaactatttaaaaaaaaaatagtgattacaatctatttttgaaatgactTTGTAGACTTTGTAGTAGAACTTAATTTACACCcgtattcaaaatgattttgattaaaaaaatttatttatgaggaataattttaaaatatttattcgtctTTACGTGAGACAGTTTGTTATACAAACAATTCTTTACCAACttcttttaagcttttttaaaatttcatgcaatttcATATCCAGtgtttccaaattaaatttctcgacatcaaatatttgatttaggAAACACTAGATATCTATAAAATTTCTGCCATTTTGTCAAGTGTTTACtgctcttttatttcttctaagaaataGAAGCATTGcgaagagaaataaataacatcaaGTGTTCTTTTAATGTATAATGACTATACagtgagggggggggggaaaaagaaaaaacaagaccaccttgaataacttttgatctaatgatcagatcttcatgtTTCAGAACTCATTCTTAATGACTCAAAAGGGTGACTTCAGCTATACTAAATGCACAAATGATCTACGCAAATAGCATTTGCGCTATTAGGTAATATCtaatctttttttgtaataataattaagtctGCTAATCTTTTTCGAAAAGCTAGTGCCGTTGTTTCTTTACTAAACCAATGtaatattgtttctttactaaaccaatgtaataatgtttctttactaaaataatgttaaaagtaGTTGTCATGAATTACTACACTACAAACTAAGAAAAGAGTggcgactacagtagtttcgctACGTGTAGCATGCTTGTTCTGACCACTAATCAAGATATTACAATCAATAGAAtgtatatatgcataaaatgcatataagCACTTATTAATAGCATATATAATGCagtgattttaagaaaaaatttaaaattaataaaaatttaggtcCACACATaccttatttataattaaacgtACCAATCTTGACTTAATTCTAGAACATTTGAAGATACTTTTAGGTGGCGAATTTCCTCCAATATAATACAAGATCATCAATATAAATATCTGAAATCAAATAGACAGAATTAAAGAACAACTATCACATAGctgcatataaatttaaagaaatttatgttcTTAAAGTATTCTTATAATGTATTTCAagaatattacttaattataaaaaattgaaactaattagataaaaattaacactacTTGAATTTGGAAAATGTTACATGGCTgctaatgtttaaaattcataaaaaaaatttattctggtCACACTTTCTTTTCCGCCAACACATTTGAACGTGTAAGGCTAAGAAAAAGAGCCTTGgcagtaaaataaatcaattagtaGCCAATACATGAATCCCTTAACTATCCTTGACAAAAACTATGCTAACGTATAGatgaaacttgaattttttatttcttcatagaCGAAGAGGTCTTGTAGGGCTCAACCTTGCAGCTGCACCCTTCGagccattttctaaatttattattttaataattcatatgttgtgcataaaaaaatttaaattctttactttGGAGCTccatatatttctgaaatagaatatttttttgttcatcatAATTTGATTCTTCTTTCAAGCAGTTTATgatgtttaatatataattgctGGCCTGTATCACTTTGGAATACCAACAATTCTAAATACATCAATCAACTTCTTCttcaattaatagaaaatacatCAACTTCTTCAATCAACAAATTTCTATGATGATTtagtatctatattttttataatataccaAGACACTTGCATATaatcgtaaaatttttatttaaagatttgtaaCTAAGGAACTTGAGCCACTGTTTTTTCatctaatttcaaaacttatataCTTAACTCACATTAATGAGGAACcaaaattttatccaaaatgGCATTTATAGTAATCAGGGTCATAGTGTCAAAGAATGTCTACTAAGTTACTAGTTTAGTGCACTTTTTATTACTagcagtaaaaatatattatcatataTTTCTCAGTaatcttaagtaattttttgtcaagtatcttttacttttacaatttaatgttttaagataaattgttttatcagaattttattcagttgaaataaaataaaaataccatgtCTTCAAAGTTCAGAAATTCTGACATTATGGTAAAAATGAGTCAAAAACTTGTAAACCCTgatatctatttatatttaaccatAGTATCTATTACTAAAAGTACCAGCATTTACATACATAAAAGTTCaacaagttttttcttttaagattccCTAAACAGATATAGaatcttaaaagttttattatttatttttaaaactttcagaaatacctaaaataaagagaaacagtagcaaacttttaaatatttattattaaaatcaacatcTATGCACATTATATAAAGTCTatgattgtaataaaaaaattcagtcttgaaatacaaataagaatacttttatatatacatttacaCTAAAAGCTTGAAACTACGCAAAATTCAGGAAAAGaatgtatcaaaaaattattgaatggttattaattttttaaataataacagctCATGTTAATAAATATCTTCTCTATTTGCTTTCATTTAACATGTGTGGCGTGCAGAGGTGTGTGGATGTCCAAGCAATTTTATACCCAGAAAAAAGAATCTAATAATGTAATCACTGAAAAAggcaaaaacttattaaattaaaaaagaaaaatattggaaataacataaacgttaaaaaataaaatctatttcaaatattcatatttaagttgcagttttttatgtgtaatttttttttttttaataaaaatttataatttcctcctaaaaaaaatatccttaaatgCAATAACTTAAAGATAtacaatttgaaaatcaatctgtattattattattcatcaaATATGTGGCTTAAACCaaatatttaacacataaaagattcaaattttctaattaaaataatacaaacaatCCAGAACTGGGCTGAAATGTTTACATTACactaaagaaattctttttctcaCAACTCATTCATATATAAAGCAGTTTCAGGTCAAGTTTCAATGCCATATTTCGTTTTTACTAAGAGACTATTCaagctaaatataatttgaaatgtagtgtaaacagatttttaaaataaaaggagtTTTACGATTGCATAAGCACAATCCTTTgactactaattatttttaaatttggaataagtaaaatattatctattcACAAAAGACAGTCAAATAAATTCTATACTTTAAAAGAATACATTCTATTTATAGCAGATCACGAATTTcgaaattgttctgaaattttcagaaaaaactatttcaaatatttttttcatagtttaacTAATCAGATCATTTCGCCTTTATAGATAAATGTAGAAtgatgaagaaagaaaaaaccaattaaaacaacggagaaaatatttaatatgtatcAACAATTAAAGGAAATTGAGACATTTTCACCAAACCTCAACACAATAAAAGCTGCGATTCATGAGAAAAATGCTTGCAGATAAATCACACATTCAATAACTTGCTGAAAAATTCAATAGAAAACATGTTTTAGTTTATCATCTTAATAAAAACGATCATATGCCTATCCAGattgggaagaaaaaaactaattccatAATTAATCatgctttgtttttattcaattattgacAGCTGACGTTATTGGCTGCCTATTTTTGTTTAACTCAAACACCTTCTAAAATGGAAACTCTGCACTCAGTAAGCGGGGGTGAGAAGTAACTAATTCAAATagtcaattttaaaagtgtattcGCACCAAATGCAATTACCGCAACTCTAACCGCCGAAAATAAGGAAACCTGATTGGTGAGTTTTTCgcgagaaaatatatttcaccaatCTGGTTCTCATATTTTCTTGACAGTAATCGGAGGTGCGCCAACCACATATGGTAGCCCAGTGATTAAAGAATCGGACTTCGGACCAGAATGGCCATCGTTCGATCCTCGACTACTCTAAGATCCATGGAGTAAATACATGCTcataaaatctgtggaatcgaaagCCCTGTGGACGGTCGCTGTGCAGTAGCATGGGTACAGGGAGGaatctggaaaaatttaattgccaTTAGTTTTGTGAGGCCACTTCTTCATCatagatctatgtctaaattgaagAAGTTGCCtcacaaaattgtgatggcatgtcttgagatcatcctcaggaatgttttcCTGACAGTCGCCaattgcccattgtgcagctcaagTGCGACATAAATGAAGTACCTATCTAccctaaagtttatttttatcgaaatatttttcaaaatttattcatcaaaattcttttttataaataaataatgattataataataatagcggTGAGGTCTTGCATTTTGTTTTAGCAACATGCTACCCTAGCTCCCAACTTCCAACATTTATACGAAATCACAAATGAtactaatttattcatttttattttatttgcttattttttattttatttgcttatttttattatatatatatatatatttttctttttaaactatacttttttattaatttaccagCACTGACATGCTCAgtaagcgggggtgccatcccctccgcagaggatcaaaattgtgatggcatgtcttcggatcatcctccgggatgtttcccagacagtcgccaatagcccattgtgcagctctagtgcgacgtaaattaacaacaacaacaaaaaaaaaaagaatttaaaaactgaaacgtCATTATTAATCAAAACCAAATCTACATTACAGAAAACCTCATTCACTGTCCTAGTATGAGAAGCAAAAAGTGACCCATTTGCCTgtggtacaaaaaaaaaaaaaaaaaaaaaaaaaaaaaaaaaaaaaaaaaaaaaaaattaatt includes:
- the LOC107451896 gene encoding uncharacterized protein (The sequence of the model RefSeq protein was modified relative to this genomic sequence to represent the inferred CDS: added 84 bases not found in genome assembly), whose product is MCDLSASIFLMNRSFYCVEIFILMILYYIGGNSPPKSIFKCSRIKSRLVRLIINKRVSPVLNRYKLNFPLTCPFHNDRDILWWPDIQFHFQDGQWICPYCGQIFPSEITLTEHWDSEHMDNEIEDAVCLANFCDIFRCEVILAALEVEKNTYAWEKISKFQYPLNRAPCDEKKMRSLQKKCKVIMRHCLLGLLSSLSTKDFQDIEDEIGQAICSYLTCKKYSDGSLQVVKPVP